The genomic interval CACGCCGTCAGATTTGGCGCTCGATTTCTCCTCGCAGTTCGGCAGGCCCGTTGAACTGCATGTTTGTGATCACCAGCATGCCCGTCGGTGGCGCGGAGACATTGCTGGTGAACATGATGCGTCGCATGGATCCGGCGGTGATTCGTCCCGAGGTGGTCTGTCTCAAAGAACCAGGTCCACTTGGTGAGCAGATTGCCGGCGAATTTCCGGTGACGGCCAGTTTGTTGAGCGGAAAATGGGACCTTCGCGTTTTACCGCGACTGATTCACTTGATGCGTCGACGCCGATCCGATGTGGTGATCACGGTTGGGGCGGGAGACAAAATGTTTTGGGGGCGTTTGGCGGCTTATTTGGCCGGCGTGCCTGTGATCGCGTCGGCGCTGCACAGCACCGGATGGCCTGACGGCGTGGGACGGCTGAATCGTTTGTTGACGGGAATGACCGATGCGTTCATCGGGGTAGCCGATTCTCACGGCGAGTTTCTCCGGGAATTCGAACGATTTCCTGATCATAAGGTCCACGTGATTCGCAACGGAGTGGATTGCGATCGGTTCGTACCCGACCAATCGGCACGAGAAAGTGTTCGTGAGGAACTGGGTTTGGCCGCCGAGACGTCATTGGCCGGGATCGTCGCCGCGTTGCGTTCGGAAAAGAATCACTCGATGTTGATCGACGTGGCCGCTCGATTGAAATCATCCCACCCGGATCTGCATTGGTTGATCATCGGCGACGGTCCTGAAAAAGAATCGATCGAAGCGTCTGCGAAGCGGTTGGGGGTCGCGGATCGAGTCCACCTATTGGGAACGCGTCACGATACGCCGCGCTTGGTTGCTTCGCTGGATGTGTTCACCTTGTGCTCGCTCAACGAAGCATCACCGGTCTCGATCCTGGAAGCACTCGCGTGTGGCGTCCCGGTCGTGTCCACGGACGTGGGCTCGATCAAAGAGTCGATCCTGGAAGGCAAAACGGGGTACTTGGTGGCATCGGAGGACGTGGACGGGTATTGCGACGCGGTGGCAAAGGTGATGGTTTCACCGGAAACGCGGCGGGAGATGGGGCGGGCAGGACGCGAATTGGTCATCCGCACAGGTTCATTGCAGTCGATGGTCAGCGGATACCAGGACTTGGCGACCAAGCTCTACGACAGATGGGTACGTCCAGCGACAGAAGCGTCAGCGGGGTTGGTACGGACTGCCACAGAAATCGCTTCCTCACCGCGACTTCGCAAGTCGTCGGCGAGCAAGTAGACTTCCGCACATGACCCTCACTAGTCATGTGATCGTTCTGCTCGCCAAACTCTTCAGCGGCTTCACCGTGCGCTGGGTGGATTGCCAGCCGGACACCTGCCAACGAATCTATTTCGCGAACCACACCAGCCATTTGGACGCTGTCGTGCTGTGGTCCGCTTTGCCGCGCGAATTGAGAATGGTGACGCGGCCCGTTGCGGCCAAGGACTATTGGTCACAGGGCTGGCTCAAGCCGCACATGGCAAAGAGCTTCAACGCACTGTTGATCGACCGCAAAGAGATCAAGGTCCACCGCAGCCCCATCGACATCATGCTCAGCGAGATGGGAGACGTTTACTCGTTGATCGTGTTCCCCGAAGGCGGCCGGAGCAGTGGTGACGAGATGGGGGAGTTCAAAAGCGGTCTGTACTACATCGGCAAGAAACGTCCCGACTTGGAGCTGGTCCCGGTGTACATCGACAATGTCAACCGCATTTTGCCGCGTGGCGAGTTCCTGCCGGTGCCGCTGCTGAGTTGCATCACGATCGGGCAACCGATTTTCTTGGAGGCCGGTGAGCCCAAACAGGAGTTCTTGGCTCGGGCACGAGAGGCCGTTCAGCGTTTGAAAGAAAAGTAGGTTCAGCGTGACATGATCTGCCAAATCTGTTGAGCCACCGCCAGATCGTTTTGCCCGGCGTTGCCGCGTCCGTAAACAACACGGTTGTAGGCTGCGGCCAAACGCCCCGTGGGTTCGCTCAGTTGAGGTGACGCCGATGCGGCGCGGCGGACAAACTCGTCGGGCGTTTCATCTTTTTGACGCAGCGCACCGCGGTCACGCATCCACGCTTCGTAGGCTTGAAAAGTGATCACGATCACGCGACGCGGATCCGATTCGACTCCGATCGGGTTTCGGAAGGACGAGAACGGGCGACGAAAGGCTTCGGCGCTTGCCGCCGTTTCGGCTTCCGATTCCTCGACCGGCGTGGCTGCTTGGCCGCCAAACAAACTCGCCCACCACGCGACAAACGCCGCCCAGTTGCGGAAGACGAAAACCGCGACGATCACCAGCAACACCAACATCAGAATCAGCTTCAACAGACTGCCCAGCCCGGTGAGTAGTCCAGACAACATTTGTTTGAGCTGACTGGTCATCGAAGGCGAATCCGATTTCGGCTTGCTTGCCTCGGACTCAGGTGGCTGTGACTGCTGTGATTGTGATGACTCGGGTTCCTTTGACTCGGGTTCCTTTGCGGACTCATCGTCCTGGGGTGGTTTCGATTGGGTTTCTTGCTTGCCTTCTTGTTGAGGCTGCTGTGACTGTTGTTCGTCGCCAGAGTCGCTTGGCCGCTGTTGATCGGAGTTCTCGGACGGTTTGGATTTTTGGGACTGCTCCGACTGCTGAGACGATTCGGACGCATCTTTTTGCTGGGACTGCTCCGTCGATTCACTTTGTTGAGAAGGCGAATCCGCGGGTTTTCCCTTCTGTTGTTTGTCACCATCGGGCGACTTGGACGGCGAGGAGGGTTTTTGTTCGGACGGTTGGCCGGAGGAATCGGGGCTGCTGGACTCTTGCTCCGACGCGCCGCTCTTGCCTTTGTCGGAGGATTCGTCTGATGGCGGTGCCGATTGCGAGTCACGGTTTTTGGCGTTGGGGTCGCCCTCGGATGCTTCACCGGGCTGTCGCTCCCGGTCTGACTTTCCCTGGGTTTGTTTGCCCTGCGGCTTTCGGTCTTGGTCGGTTTGGGCGGACTGTTCGTCCGACTTCTCAGCAGCTTCGTCGCCCCAGCCCTGCGAGCTGGCCTGTTTTTCGTCTGGCGTGGTCAACCATGCAGGCGGTTCCAGCGAGGCGAGCAACTGGCCTGGCAGGGGCGCGATGTAGGCCACCAGCAGGACGATTGCGATCAAACCTAATCCGCCGGCTAGCCAGGCCACGGAAACGTTGTGCGGCATGTCGACTTGACGCTGACGCAGATAGCGGCGTAGCCCCAGAAAGCTCGTCGTCACCAACAGGGAGAGGCTGGAAAAGAGATAGAGCGCGAGGAATTTCAGCGACTGCGACCACAGCAAATCATTGCCACCCAAGAAAAACTGCCCCAGTCCGAACAGTGGCAAAGCCGCCAGCGCCAGGTAAAACACCGTGCGTCCGGGCTGATGCGTCTTTCGGGGCGGCGCGGCAGTTGGCTCAACGGCGTTGTCTGCCTCTGGACTTGTCTGGTCGTTTGTCTTTCTCAGCGCCTCTGCATTTTGACGGATCAGAATCCTGCCCGAGTCCATCAACCCTTCGCCGCTCGCGTCGACATCATCATCGATCAGGGTGCAGTCGTAGGTGATTCGATCGGACAGGTAGGCGATCATCACCAGGATCGGAATCGCCAACAGCGGAGAACCGACGTATTGACTCAGCACCAGCAATGCCGCTGCGCCCAAGGCACCCAGGTAACCAATCGAGTACTCACGGCTTTGTTCGATGGACACCCTCGCCACCGCGACGGACCCCATCGTGTACATCAACAGGATCCAGGAGACGCGACCGCCGAACCCGCCTTGGTAGATCAGCAACACAAAGAACTGTGCCAGACTGCTGATCATCACAAAAATAAGAATCGGAGCCACCGCGATGGCTGCGTAATCGGCGACAGTCTTGGGCGGGGCCACCTAACGATTCAGCTTTGCGTTGAAGTCAAGAGAGAACAAAACCACTGCGCACCATTCGGGCATCCGACGCGGCAT from Stieleria varia carries:
- a CDS encoding DUF4129 domain-containing protein, with translation MAPPKTVADYAAIAVAPILIFVMISSLAQFFVLLIYQGGFGGRVSWILLMYTMGSVAVARVSIEQSREYSIGYLGALGAAALLVLSQYVGSPLLAIPILVMIAYLSDRITYDCTLIDDDVDASGEGLMDSGRILIRQNAEALRKTNDQTSPEADNAVEPTAAPPRKTHQPGRTVFYLALAALPLFGLGQFFLGGNDLLWSQSLKFLALYLFSSLSLLVTTSFLGLRRYLRQRQVDMPHNVSVAWLAGGLGLIAIVLLVAYIAPLPGQLLASLEPPAWLTTPDEKQASSQGWGDEAAEKSDEQSAQTDQDRKPQGKQTQGKSDRERQPGEASEGDPNAKNRDSQSAPPSDESSDKGKSGASEQESSSPDSSGQPSEQKPSSPSKSPDGDKQQKGKPADSPSQQSESTEQSQQKDASESSQQSEQSQKSKPSENSDQQRPSDSGDEQQSQQPQQEGKQETQSKPPQDDESAKEPESKEPESSQSQQSQPPESEASKPKSDSPSMTSQLKQMLSGLLTGLGSLLKLILMLVLLVIVAVFVFRNWAAFVAWWASLFGGQAATPVEESEAETAASAEAFRRPFSSFRNPIGVESDPRRVIVITFQAYEAWMRDRGALRQKDETPDEFVRRAASASPQLSEPTGRLAAAYNRVVYGRGNAGQNDLAVAQQIWQIMSR
- a CDS encoding lysophospholipid acyltransferase family protein, which codes for MTLTSHVIVLLAKLFSGFTVRWVDCQPDTCQRIYFANHTSHLDAVVLWSALPRELRMVTRPVAAKDYWSQGWLKPHMAKSFNALLIDRKEIKVHRSPIDIMLSEMGDVYSLIVFPEGGRSSGDEMGEFKSGLYYIGKKRPDLELVPVYIDNVNRILPRGEFLPVPLLSCITIGQPIFLEAGEPKQEFLARAREAVQRLKEK
- a CDS encoding glycosyltransferase family 4 protein, with product MFVITSMPVGGAETLLVNMMRRMDPAVIRPEVVCLKEPGPLGEQIAGEFPVTASLLSGKWDLRVLPRLIHLMRRRRSDVVITVGAGDKMFWGRLAAYLAGVPVIASALHSTGWPDGVGRLNRLLTGMTDAFIGVADSHGEFLREFERFPDHKVHVIRNGVDCDRFVPDQSARESVREELGLAAETSLAGIVAALRSEKNHSMLIDVAARLKSSHPDLHWLIIGDGPEKESIEASAKRLGVADRVHLLGTRHDTPRLVASLDVFTLCSLNEASPVSILEALACGVPVVSTDVGSIKESILEGKTGYLVASEDVDGYCDAVAKVMVSPETRREMGRAGRELVIRTGSLQSMVSGYQDLATKLYDRWVRPATEASAGLVRTATEIASSPRLRKSSASK